In Brachionichthys hirsutus isolate HB-005 chromosome 5, CSIRO-AGI_Bhir_v1, whole genome shotgun sequence, a single genomic region encodes these proteins:
- the deaf1 gene encoding deformed epidermal autoregulatory factor 1 homolog — translation MDEAELGEPPIGTPPVTDSDTESESEVTTMADPENIGIGAESLPNTHEAEAEFAEVTTVTMGDVQAAEDNVFTTTVATSGSLPEHVLSGRTTLQLGEGLGTQKATLIVVHTDGSIVEAAGLKSATAAITSGPQNPPTRLSAPQDKGAASKYNWDPSVYNNELPIRCRNISGVLHKSRLGSGGKGRCIRHNQQWFAPTEFEALAGRASSKDWKRSIRYAGRPLLCLVQEHILNPHAASCTCSACCDDLTGCPKESNSVVPENINMTGPVRLFVPYKRRKKDNEPPATPPKKQLPVTKSITLAPGTTFRVSPSGQFTSSSTLTFDRTPPSDAAAAVISEGTPPSEVFASTAVLTALPALALAVTPQLVQGKNDTVASASVRLMSGLEVGPVGGVGPVGGGGPAVHDAQKNTWLYLEELANTLLSNVQQLKVLIEQAKNSPGDVNRVKGQRARKECFSQTFQNQVTFQQVDDLEAKRGSELTEIIINQMCVNCGRMAMSECTGCHKVNYCSTFCQRKDWKYHQHTCCQSAGGVAGQEEEPVLSMDKVK, via the exons ATGGACGAAGCCGAGCTCGGTGAACCGCCCATCGGCACGCCGCCGGTGACTGACTCGGATACCGAGTCGGAGTCCGAAGTCACGACGATGGCCGATCCGGAAAACATCGGCATCGGAGCCGAGTCCTTGCCGAACACTCACGAGGCTGAAGCGGAATTTGCAG AGGTGACGACTGTGACGATGGGAGACGTTCAAGCTGCAGAGGACAATGTTTTTACCACAACCGTTGCTACATCGGGAAGCCTACCGGAGCACGTGCTG AGCGGGAGGACCACCCTTCAGCTGGGTGAAGGTCTCGGCACCCAGAAGGCCACTTTGATCGTCGTTCACACTGATGGTAGCATCGTAGAGGCTGCTGGCCTGAAGTCTGCCACCGCTGCCATTACatcag GCCCACAGAACCCACCCACCCGGCTGAGTGCCCCCCAGGACAAAGGTGCTGCTTCCAAATACAACTGGGACCCCTCGGTCTACAACAACGAGTTACCGATCCGCTGCAGGAACATAAGCGGGGTCCTCCACAAGAGTCGCCTGGGCTCAG GTGGTAAAGGTCGCTGCATCAGACACAACCAGCAGTGGTTCGCGCCCACGGAGTTCGAGGCTCTGGCAGGAAGAGCGAGCAGCAAAGACTGGAAGAGGAGCATCCGATACGCCGGCAGACCCCTGCTGTGCCTCGTACAG gagcaCATCCTGAACCCCCACGCCGCCTCCTGCACCTGCTCTGCCTGCTGCGACGACCTGACGGGG TGTCCGAAGGAAAGCAACTCTGTGGTGCCAGAAAACATCAATATG ACCGGTCCGGTCCGCCTGTTTGTTCCATACAAGAGACGGAAGAAGGACAACGAACCCCCGGCCACGCCTCCCAAAAAGCAGCTCCCTGTCACCAAGAGCATCACGCTGGCCCCCGGGACCACGT TCAGAGTCTCTCCATCAGGACagttcacctcctccagcacctTGACCTTTGACCGGACTCCGCCCAGcgatgccgccgccgccgtcatCTCAGAAGGCACGCCGCCGAGCGAAGTGTTCGCCAGCACAGCAG TCCTCACAGCTCTGCCGGCGCTGGCGCTGGCTGTGACTCCTCAGCTGGTCCAGGGGAAGAACGACACAGTGGCCTCCGCCTCGGTGAGGCTGATGAGTGGGCTGGAGGTGGGCCCGGTGGGGGGCGTGGGCCcggtggggggcgggggcccGGCGGTTCATGATGCGCAGAAGAACACCTGGCTGtacctggaggagctggcgAACACCCTCCTGAGCAACGTCCAGCAGCTGAAGGTTCTGATCGAACAGGCCAAGAACTCTCCAGGAGATGTgaacagggtcaaaggtcagcgggCCAGGAAGGAG tgttTCAGTCAGACGTTTCAGAATCAGGTGACGTTTCAGCAGGTGGACGACTTGGAGGCCAAGAGGGGCTCTGAGTTAACTGAGATTATCATCAAT CAGATGTGTGTGAACTGTGGTCGGATGGCGATGAGCGAGTGTACGGGTTGCCACAAGGTCAACTATTGCTCCACCTTCTGTCAGAGGAAG GACTGGAAGTATCATCAGCACACCTGCTGTCAGTCAGCAGGGGGTGTGGCtggtcaggaggaggagccagtgTTGTCCATGGACAAGGTGAAATGA